A region of Scleropages formosus chromosome 2, fSclFor1.1, whole genome shotgun sequence DNA encodes the following proteins:
- the LOC108931373 gene encoding probable polypeptide N-acetylgalactosaminyltransferase 8 — protein MRVLTWSFKRLALYGAPLFIVVYLFIQVGNLKNNKEAPGTQQDGNTDILKKFSEVENNIIKMYDLVKNLEDKQDKIEKVLVMRADTALKQPQDPSKQEGQRKEEEDTDTNRSMKKGKKGNIKKKYARLFPNSYLFQKWGWDLPEDDQRVAQDLFEQFGYNVYLSDRLPLNRQLNDTRDARCLEKKYPEDLPTVGVVLIYLNEALSIIKRAIRSIVDKTPARLLKEIILVDDNSSNEDLKENLDLYIKSIEKQNPGLHFTKVRHSQQMGLSQARISGWSAATADVVAILDAHIEVTVGWAEPLLTQIKANRTTVVSPVFDRVNFDNLNVVPYYPASHAFDWALWCMYESFRPEWYSQNDPSLPGKSPSVMGILVADRKFLGEIGALDGGMKVYGGENVELGIRVWLCGGSIEVVPCSKIAHIERAHKPYQRDLSITMKRNALRVAEIWMDEYKKNVNIAWNLPLKDHGIDVGDVSEMKKLREKLKCKPFRWYLDNVYPQLDDFGDLIGYGGLKNLDANLCIDQGPVPGHEPIAYGCYYYNPQRTYYRTNGELYIGGIKSHKYNNNRCLVDPGTGSTLGLYDCKEAQKEDMSRHWDFKQGGALRNRRTNRCAEMINEKLVVQNCTGQRWEILYDVSAP, from the exons ATGATCTTGTCAAAAACCTTGAGGACAAACAGGATAAGATTGAAAAAGTACTTGTGATGAGAGCAGACACTGCTCTAAAACAACCTCAAGACCCATCAAAACAGGAAGGTcaaaggaaggaggaagaggacacCGACACAAACAGAAGCATGAAGAAAGGCAAAAAAGGGAATATTAAGAAGAAGTATGCACGGCTGTTTCCCAACTCTTACCTGTTCCAGAAATGGGGGTGGGACTTGCCGGAAGATGACCAGAGGGTGGCCCAGGATTTGTTTGAGCAGTTTGGCTACAACGTGTACTTGAGTGACAGACTGCCTCTGAACAGACAGCTCAATGACACACGTGATGCCAG GTGTTTGGAGAAGAAATACCCAGAAGATCTCCCTACCGTCGGAGTGGTCTTGATCTACCTGAATGAGGCCCTGTCTATCATCAAGAGAGCCATCCGTAGCATTGTTGACAAGACACCAGCCAGACTGCTCAAAGAAATCATACTGGTGGATGACAACAGCTCCAATG AGGACCTGAAGGAAAACTTAGACTTGTACATCAAGTCCATAGAGAAGCAGAACCCAGGCTTACATTTCACCAAGGTCAGACACAGCCAACAGATGGGACTTTCACAAGCTCGTATCTCCGGGTGGTCGGCCGCCACTGCTGATGTTGTGGCCATTTTAGATGCGCACATAGAAGTCACTGTCGGGTG GGCAGAGCCGCTGCTGACTCAGATCAAAGCAAACCGAACCACGGTGGTGTCACCCGTGTTTGACAGAGTGAACTTCGACAACCTGAATGTTGTTCCATACTACCCTGCTTCCCATGCCTTCGACTGGGCTCTTTGGTGCATGTATGAGTCTTTCCGGCCCGAGTGGTACAGCCAAAATGACCCATCGCTTCCAGGAAA GAGCCCTTCGGTGATGGGAATTCTGGTTGCAGACAGAAAGTTCCTTGGAGAAATTGGTGCCTTGGATGGTGGGATGAAAGTGTACGGAGGGGAGAACGTAGAGCTGGGAATTCGg GTGTGGTTGTGTGGAGGCAGCATCGAGGTGGTGCCCTGCTCCAAGATTGCTCACATTGAGAGGGCTCACAAACCCTACCAGCGTGACCTCAGCATCACCATGAAGAGGAATGCCCTGAGAGTGGCCGAGATCTGGATGGATGAGtacaagaaaaatgtcaacattgCCTGGAATCTTCCACTCAAA GATCATGGCATCGATGTTGGTGATGTGTCTGAGATGAAGAAGCTGAGGGAAAAGCTAAAGTGTAAGCCCTTCCGGTGGTACCTGGACAACGTGTATCCCCAGCTGGATGACTTTGGTGATCTCATTGGCTATGGAGGA CTGAAGAACCTTGACGCAAACCTGTGCATAGACCAGGGTCCAGTGCCTGGCCACGAACCCATCGCCTATGGCTGCTACTACTACAACCCTCAG CGCACATACTACCGGACAAATGGGGAGCTGTACATTGGTGGTATAAAGTCCCACAAGTACAACAACAACAGGTGCCTGGTGGACCCTGGTACAGGCAGTACTCTGGGTTTATATGATTGCAAGGAGGCCCAGAAGGAGGATATGTCCCGCCACTGGGATTTCAAACAG ggtGGAGCTCTCAGGAACAGAAGGACAAATAGGTGTGCAGAAATGATCAATGAAAAACTGGTGGTGCAGAACTGCACAGGACAGAGATGGGAGATTCTGTATGACGTCAGTGCCCCGTAG